A single region of the Drosophila takahashii strain IR98-3 E-12201 chromosome 2R, DtakHiC1v2, whole genome shotgun sequence genome encodes:
- the LOC108069290 gene encoding uncharacterized protein, which yields MQLEMEMPLESCISWARSSSGCDKNFGDIVPGIDLLEAPFVKMTNVICESYNKSWVVIHYCRLKAYSRNKTSLHINATLLEPANNIFLKVKLMKKANGYKPFLFDITVDACKFMRRNNHPLLKILLNLIKDVSTVNHTCPYVGLQTVSDFYDIHIPLPWPSGEYLILGDWLFDRKPQFATNVYFTYLED from the exons ATGCagctggagatggagatgccgCTGGAGAGCTGCATCAGTTGGGCTCGGTCTTCGAGCGGCTGCGATAAGAACTTCGGCGACATTGTCCCCGGCATCGATTTGCTC GAGGCACCCTTTGTAAAAATGACAAATGTCATTTGTGAGTCATATAACAAGTCGTGGGTTGTCATTCATTATTGTCGTCTGAAGGCCTATTCCCGAAACAAAACTAGCTTGCATATAAACGCAACCCTCCTGGAGCCAGctaataatatatttcttaaagtgAAGCTGATGAAGAAGGCCAATGGCTATAAGCCATTTTTGTTTGATATCACTGTTGATGCCTGTAAATTTATGCGAAGAAATAATCACCCCCTATTAAAgattcttttaaatttgataaagGATGTATCCACTGTAAATCACACCTGTCCTTATGTg ggACTACAAACGGTCAGCGATTTTTATGACATCCATATTCCCCTTCCATGGCCCTCTGGAGAATACCTAATTTTAGGGGATTGGCTATTCGATCGTAAGCCGCAGTTCGCCACAAATGTGTATTTTACCTATTTGGAGGATTAA